One region of Elusimicrobiota bacterium genomic DNA includes:
- a CDS encoding glycosyltransferase 87 family protein, with protein sequence MNLKVFNKNFTTKSIFVCAGILILMVILGLVYGTKSRDFKTFYDIGVFARLKMNIYAASPTTGFFVFYMPFFSILMIPWTFFPERYSSFVFFNLNFIILIILFIVLLGDFKKNIDSIEKKTIAILIILLMLFDFIWLGIRIGQVDLIVCCLIILGIRLFYEEKFGISAFCLALSGFKVVPLIFLFFVLFSKKIKYMLFYLGFVIFFALLPFVYFGIDEGFLQYKNLYTISISQKLEINNFDLNWHNRNQSLWKLFGNFLRSLNINNNEILIIIMIILMLIILIYTYNLINKINDNERETIYLKGSVFIMLMLLFSPDTCRVHHLTNLLLPYFIIVSMSYKGKVEIVLVFFIIVANILTGKYAIFRSFYGYSYTIIMITVLIYFYYKLNLIKRNNLLRMK encoded by the coding sequence ATGAATCTTAAAGTATTTAATAAGAATTTTACTACCAAAAGTATATTTGTTTGTGCTGGAATATTAATTTTAATGGTTATTCTTGGTCTAGTTTATGGAACTAAAAGCAGAGATTTTAAAACTTTTTATGATATTGGAGTGTTTGCTAGGCTAAAAATGAATATTTATGCTGCCTCGCCAACAACTGGTTTTTTTGTTTTCTATATGCCGTTTTTTTCAATTCTAATGATACCTTGGACTTTTTTTCCAGAAAGATATTCTTCTTTTGTGTTTTTTAATTTGAATTTTATTATTCTCATTATTTTATTTATAGTTTTATTAGGTGATTTCAAAAAAAATATTGATAGTATAGAGAAGAAAACGATCGCTATTTTAATAATATTATTAATGCTTTTTGATTTTATTTGGTTGGGCATAAGAATAGGACAAGTAGACCTTATTGTATGTTGTCTGATTATTCTAGGTATTAGGTTATTTTATGAAGAAAAATTTGGTATTTCAGCTTTTTGTTTAGCTTTGAGCGGATTTAAAGTGGTGCCATTAATCTTTTTATTTTTCGTATTATTTTCTAAAAAAATAAAGTATATGTTATTTTATCTTGGTTTTGTAATATTTTTCGCATTACTACCCTTTGTTTATTTTGGAATAGATGAGGGTTTCTTGCAGTATAAAAACCTTTACACAATATCAATTTCACAAAAATTGGAAATCAACAATTTTGATTTAAATTGGCATAATAGAAACCAATCTCTTTGGAAATTATTTGGTAACTTTCTAAGATCCTTAAATATTAATAATAACGAAATATTGATAATAATTATGATTATTCTGATGTTGATTATCTTAATTTATACATATAATTTAATTAATAAAATTAATGATAATGAACGGGAAACAATATATTTGAAAGGTTCTGTATTTATAATGTTAATGTTACTTTTTTCTCCCGATACCTGTCGCGTACATCATCTTACAAATTTACTACTGCCATATTTTATAATAGTTTCTATGAGTTATAAAGGTAAAGTAGAAATTGTTCTAGTGTTTTTTATTATAGTTGCTAATATTTTAACTGGAAAATACGCAATATTTAGAAGTTTTTATGGGTATAGTTATACTATTATAATGATTACAGTTTTGATTTATTTTTACTATAAATTAAATTTAATTAAAAGAAATAATTTACTGCGAATGAAATAG
- a CDS encoding glycosyltransferase family 87 protein, with protein MNLNLLSRKISLKTSLFILGGLILIYFLGIFYGMNNYDFKTVYDYSTFARLKLNIYAATSTTGCYCYYLPFFSILMIPFTFLQMQIASLVFFYLNIILLTILIANLLNDFKLVINTNRKKAVVILLMFLMIFPFLTDNIRLGQVDLILCFLGYFGLKYYYEKKLGLSAFCFAISGFKIITLIYFFFVLFSKKIKYILLYLTFLVFFILLPFLYFGILGGLKQYVNLFANNTARKISIDILLGIDKTHVQSFWRLVASFLKSFNISNDQILDIIILILLFSILIYTYVVIKKLDNLNRETTYIIGSVFLIIMLLFFPDLNSHHYTLLLIPFSLIVFRAMKNKEKLEIILISVIIVANIFSSRDFVGKRIYVMMQSFYLYMLVMLLLIVYLFYDLNKLNKQNYLIKNM; from the coding sequence ATGAATCTCAATTTATTAAGCAGAAAAATTTCCTTGAAAACCAGTTTGTTTATTTTGGGGGGATTAATTTTAATATATTTTCTCGGGATTTTTTATGGGATGAATAACTATGATTTCAAAACCGTTTATGACTATTCAACTTTTGCTAGACTAAAATTAAATATTTACGCTGCTACTTCAACAACGGGATGTTATTGTTATTATCTTCCGTTTTTTTCTATTCTAATGATACCTTTTACTTTTCTCCAAATGCAAATAGCTTCTCTTGTTTTTTTCTATTTAAATATCATTTTGTTAACAATTCTTATTGCCAATTTGTTGAATGATTTCAAACTTGTTATAAATACTAATAGAAAAAAAGCAGTTGTAATATTATTAATGTTCTTAATGATATTTCCATTTTTAACGGATAATATTAGGCTTGGTCAAGTAGATCTTATTTTATGTTTTTTGGGTTATTTCGGGTTAAAATATTATTATGAAAAAAAACTTGGTTTATCAGCTTTTTGTTTTGCTATATCGGGATTTAAAATAATAACTTTAATTTATTTCTTTTTTGTTCTTTTTTCAAAAAAAATTAAGTATATATTGTTGTATTTAACATTTCTAGTATTCTTTATATTGTTACCGTTCTTATATTTTGGGATTTTGGGAGGTCTTAAGCAATACGTAAATCTATTTGCAAATAATACTGCGAGGAAGATAAGTATTGATATTCTTTTAGGTATAGACAAAACCCATGTTCAATCATTTTGGAGATTGGTTGCTTCTTTCCTTAAATCTTTTAACATTAGTAATGATCAAATTTTAGATATAATTATATTAATCTTATTATTCTCAATCTTGATTTATACTTATGTGGTAATCAAAAAACTTGATAATTTAAATAGAGAGACAACATATATAATAGGTTCTGTTTTCTTAATAATTATGTTGCTTTTTTTTCCTGATTTAAATAGTCATCATTATACGCTTTTATTAATTCCATTTTCTCTAATTGTATTTAGGGCAATGAAAAATAAAGAAAAATTAGAAATTATTTTAATATCTGTAATTATAGTTGCAAATATTTTTTCTAGTAGGGATTTTGTTGGAAAAAGAATTTACGTGATGATGCAATCATTTTATTTATATATGTTAGTAATGTTATTACTTATAGTATATTTATTTTACGATCTTAATAAATTAAACAAACAGAACTATTTAATAAAAAATATGTAA